The genomic region CGCCGAGAAGATGACGCGCTCGGCCGCGATCCCCACGGTCGCGCACCTCGACGAGGCCGACGTCACCGCGCTCATGCGCCTGCGCTCGGAGCTCAAGGACGAGGCCGCTCGCCGGGGAGTGAAGCTCAGCGTGCTCCCCTTCGTCATCCGGGCCCTCAGCCGTGCCCTCGCGCTCCACCCGTCCCTCAACAGCGTCCTCGACGAGGACGGCGGCGTCATCATCGTGAAGCGCTACCACAACATCGGCTTCGCGACCCAGGCCGCGCAGGGACTCCTCGTGCCCGTCCTCCACGGCGCCCACGCGCTCGGCGTCTGGGAGATCGCGGAGGGCGTCCAGCGCCTGGCCGCGAAGGTCCGCGCGGGCAAGGCGGAGACCGCCGACCTGCAGGGCGGGACGGTCTCCGTGACCAACATCGGTCCGCTCGGCGGCATCGCCGCCACCCCGCTCCTGAACCCGCCGGAGAGCGCCATCCTGGCGATCATGAAGGTCCAGGCGCGTCCCGTCGTGCGCGAGGGAGGCATCCACGTCCGCGACATGCTCAACCTGGTGCTGGTGTTCGACCACCGCGTCGTCGACGGGGCGGAGGCGGCCGCCTTCATGAACGCGGTGGTCCGCGGCCTCGAGAACCCGCGGACGCTCCTGTGACCGCGGACGAGCTGGTCCGGCTGCTGGAGCTCAAGCCCCACCCCGAGGGCGGCTTCTACCGGGAGACCTACCGCGCCCCCGGCGTCATCGCGCGCATCGCTCTGCCGGGGGCCTTCGACGGGCCCCGCCCCTACAGCACCTCCATCCTCTACCTGCTCCCGGAGGGGAGCGTCTCGCGCCTGCACCGCCTGCGCTCCGACGAGCTCTGGCATTACCACCTCGGCGGGCCGCTGACGGTCTGCGAATTCTGTCCCGACGGACGGGTCCTGCGCAC from Elusimicrobiota bacterium harbors:
- a CDS encoding dihydrolipoamide acetyltransferase family protein, encoding MAYEFKLPEIGEGLTEGEIVRWHVKEGQTVRDNDPLVSILTDKAEVEIPTPVAGKVLKLSGKPGEKVLVGAVIAVLDAGGDEKSARAESSPAASAGAPREKAPRVDEKPGKKAVEPTASPAVRRLARERGVDLSAVKPTGPGGRVTEADLRSLRASPKETGPAEAVPVPDGGEERLPFVGIRRRTAEKMTRSAAIPTVAHLDEADVTALMRLRSELKDEAARRGVKLSVLPFVIRALSRALALHPSLNSVLDEDGGVIIVKRYHNIGFATQAAQGLLVPVLHGAHALGVWEIAEGVQRLAAKVRAGKAETADLQGGTVSVTNIGPLGGIAATPLLNPPESAILAIMKVQARPVVREGGIHVRDMLNLVLVFDHRVVDGAEAAAFMNAVVRGLENPRTLL
- a CDS encoding cupin domain-containing protein, producing the protein MTADELVRLLELKPHPEGGFYRETYRAPGVIARIALPGAFDGPRPYSTSILYLLPEGSVSRLHRLRSDELWHYHLGGPLTVCEFCPDGRVLRTALGPDPRAGQRLQHAVEAGRWFGAEPARGAGFCLVGATVSPGFDFRDFEMARREELLARHPSERDLVLRLT